ttttttaaaaccctttgtACACGGGATGGCCCCGGAGACTCCTGGGCAGACCCAGGGCTGAGGATGGACCTGGGTCTGACGCGGCGTCCTGCCCCTGCCCGGCCTCCGCTGCTCCCCGTCACCCCCTTCTCGCTGATTTACCCCGGCAGCAACTTCCTACAGGTTTTTCTTTGCCCTGCACAAAAGGGTGACCCCGACACTGCCTGTCTCCCTCCGTCCCTCTGCTGAGAAATCAGCCCTGGCCGGAGAAGGAAGGACGGaagggtggaaggaaggaaggaaggaagggtggGAGATGAGGCTTTTCTTCTCACTTGAGAATGCTCACAGCGACCCAGGAGACCTGGCATCTAGCAAACATGAAGGCTTCCCCCCCCGGTCACTTCTCCTTTGCTAAAAAACCTACGCTACTTTGTGGAGAACATTGTGCAAGTGTTCAGAGAAGCGGGAGGACGGCGACAGCACAAAGGCATCGTGGAAGCTCCATGCTCTTGCCAAGAGATTTTTACGCAGGGAGCTTACATGTTGTTCCTATTTGTTTTCGTTAGGAATACTTTACCATCACCGGGATGATGGACAGAGAGTTGAGAGTAAAGACCACCGTCAGGaaaatttaaaatcatgtttCCCCTGCCCCTTAATTTACAGTTTGGGAAAGAAACTGCACTAGGTGCGCATTCTCCCAGCGGGAAGAATCCTGCTCCTGCACCGAAACCCGGGCAGAGGAGAGTGGTGGCTCCAAGGGCTTCTCCAGCACAGacctccccccagcccactccaGCAAAAGCACCATTCCTGGCTGACTTCATGCGTTTCACTCCACTGCACCAGGCCTATTTTGACAGAAATGAGTTTTTTAGGGAACGCCACGCCTGGACGCTGGTGGGCTGAGCCGGGTCCCTGTCCCAGCGCAAATGTCACCACGACGTGCTGCCGTTTGTGGGAAGGACCACGGGAGGAGCAGAGCGGTGCTCGGGCTGCAGGAGGAAATGTGGGACAGCGGGACAAAGGGAAAACGCTCATCATGGGATCACAGTCCTCTGTCCCCAAGGTCAAGCCCTGCGGGAAGGCTGAGGTACCTCAGCGGGGACCGTGACTCATCCCGAGGGCTCCTTGCCCGGGGCAGGCACAAAGATCCCGGCACATCTCAGCTGCCCAGCACCGTTCTGCCACCAAACCCCCGCCGCCTCCACAGCGAGCATGGCCCCAGCAGTATTGGGGACACCTCGCGGGTGCCCTCGGTGCGGGTACAGCACGGCCGGGCCGAGGACAGGAGCTGCCAGCGCTCGCCCTCCCACGGGAGGGGACGTCATGGGCGAAGGGAAACCCAACGCCGCGGTGGGCAGCGGAGCAGGGGAGCCACGGCAATAAAACCGTCAGGAACCCCCTGCTCCCGGCCCACGGGGGACAGCACTGGGCCGTCCCCTCACCTCGGGCCTGGCAGGACACCGAGGACGTGACCCGCTCAGCTAATGCTAAGGTGACCGTGCTCCAGCAGACGCTGAATCAGAGCCTAATTCTCAACAAagaacaaatgtaaaataaatgttaaggCGTGTAGGCAACACTCGCTCACAGGACTTTATGCTGGCACGTTCTTTGCGGTACAAACCCACCGTTTTGCTTATTCCCTAACGTTTCCAGCTGCACAGTAGAGCAGCACGACGTCTGTGCTCCTCCCTCTCTACACTGCCTTTCCTCAACTAGTTCATAAATGAAAAACCTTCCTTGTGTTGTGGCCCAACAAAACCAGCTAAAAACACTTTCTCAGAGATTAAACCAAACCCTGCCAGCGTCCAAAGGAACAAGAGGCGACACGCTGCTTGGGCACCGTGGAAGAtgctcccgctccccccgcctcAGGTACCCGGGTCTGACCCTCCCAGCCGCCTCCCAGGCTTAGGCTGGGAACGTTCCTCGGCGAGTAGCACGGCTCAGGTTACTGTGGTCTAATTTACCATTTTAGGGGGATATAACGTGATCGCTATTCAAAGGGGGCGTTAATGGAAGCCCACCGGCAGAGAGGAGCCTGGCCCAGCTGGGGGTGACCCGGGCTCTGCCCGTGGTGGCTGGGGCCGTGCCGGGCTCCCACGGCGGAAGCTGTGACTCGGGGGCGGGAGCCGGGGACAGGTCACAGCCCTGCGTCCTGCTGCCCAAACCGTGTTTGCTGGCAAAGCTGCGGCCCCCAAACCGCCCATCAGGAGCTGGTGACCCCCAGGGGCTCCAAAGGGATGCTGAGGTGAGGGTCCCTGTTGCGACCTCTCAGGGGTCTCCCTGGGAAAGCCGTGGGTCTGGGGACTCCCTCCAGCCGGGGACGCGCTGGTACAAAGGCCGAGGCCGGCCCAGAGCACCTGCACAAGCCGGGGATGGCGGCGTGCGGCGTCGCGAGGCTGGGCTGAGCCAGAGGCGCAAGAAGCCGCCGAGCCGAGGTCGGGAGCGTGGAGCGGAGCAGgaaccccacggcagagcccggTGGAGCTCGTGGCGCTGCCGGGTCCGGGCCCAACGGGAAGATGGGATCCGGGATGCCGCCTTCCACTCCCATcgctccccctcctctgcccacacAGGCTGCTTACAAAGAAACTACTAATGATtgactaattaattaattataacTAATTTAACCACCGCATCCTGTTGATTAACAGGGAGCTATCAAAAGGCTGCACAAATGGGGCCCGGGACGAGCTGCCGGccctggcagggcagcaggagacGAAGCAGCCCCCGGCCCGGTAACCGCCCGCGGGGCCATCGGGGGTCCCGGCACCGGGAAACCTCGGGGCGCCTCCGTGCCCGGTGTGGGACGGTGCGGCGTGGGCCCCCCCGGAGTCACCCACCCATCTCACTTCACACACCCCCTCCCGGCactttccctctgctgctgtcGATACGGGGGAGCTCAGCCGGGACACCCACCCCCGGCACGGTCCCCAGCAAACTGTCCCCAAACTTcgcccgcggccccgcgccgggGACCCCACGGCTttgcccccccctctccccctcctcgccATCAACtcgccggcccggccccccccccgccccccgccggcccggggcaccccggggtgccgcTGGGCGACCGTCCCGACACCCACCCGCCCCGTCCCCCTCCGGGCACCCCCACCCAGGCGCGGGGTGTCGTGTCCCTCCCCCAGCCGCTCCCGGGGCCGCCGCAtcccccggggccgccgcgccCCCTCCCTCCTTCAACAGGTACCGgccccgcggccgggccgggccgccctcCCCGGAActtccccggccccgccaccgccgggAAAGTTTGCGAGCGGCCACGGGGAAAAACTTGTCGGCGGGGAGcggggtcgggggtgggggggggaaaggggggggggcggcggacCCACGTGCGGAGCGGGCACCGCcggtgcgtgtgtgcgtgtgtgtgtgtgtccccttcCCGGTCCCTCCCGCCGCCATCGCTCCCGTCCCCGCGGCGGGGGGAAGCGGAGGAGAAGGCGGCGACGACTCGGTGTCCCCCGGCTGCGCACCGACGGTCCCCTCCGGTGGAGtaaggggagggggtggggtgggggggcggtgtGGAGgtcggggaggggaagggggggtgggggtgggcgacacggacacacggacacacactcACCGTGCGCtcccgcggcggctccgcggggtgcggggcggcggcggcggcggctgcgggcccGGCGCTGGGTgcgcaggaaggaagaaggagggaatGAGGCAGGGCTGACGTGAAGGGATGCAAAACAGCTCCTCCTAACTCGGCCGCCGGCGGCCGCCCTTTATCTCCCCGCCGtgcccccgcgtcccccccacCGAGTTTCCCCAGCACcgacatccccccccgccccgacatCCCCGACATCCCGCTCCCCGGCCTCCCCCGCAGCCGGGTCCGCCCTCGGTACCGCTTGCGGGGAACAAAGCTGCGGGGCGCGGCTCGTCTGGTGGGAACGGGGTTGGGGGGGAACGGTGGGGATCCCCCTCCTTATGCTGTGCGGGGCCGGTGCTGGCCAGCCCGACCCCGCGCCCGCACCGGCCCCGCACGGCATCTCTTTCACAGCGGCCACCCAGGACACCCAAACCCAGGGGTCATTTTATCCGTGGGATGAGCACCCCTTGGGTTTTTGGGGAGTTATCGCCCCATAGAGGGATGCTCCCACGGTGCCCGGAGGAGCCGTGGGCGTCGGGATGGGTGCTGGGACCCCGATTTCCCGGTGGGCATCGCTCGCCTCCTCCGCGGTGAGGGTGGGTGTATGGGAAAGATCATCCACGCCCCAGAAAACGTGTGCGGGTTTGTGTCGCACCAGCTGGTGGacagacccccccaaaaaaaagaaagggatgagCAGAATTTGGGATGTTCCAGAAATCTGAGGGTCTTGGGGCGGGGGATGCTCTTTAACCGCCCTGGGGTTATTCACAGGCAGCGATGGAGGGAGAGGCCAAAGTCCGCCATGGTGGGGCGAGGGACATGGAGGGAcggtggcaggaggtggcaggtCCCCAAAAGAAGGGACAGGGCCGTGACCCGGCATGGTGAGGGGAGTGGATGGCGACTGCCAAGTGTCTCTCAGCTGGGGATGGGGGACGGGAGTGCTCGCCCCCTTGGCCAGGGGGGTGAGGGTCTCCTCCTCTCGGGAGAAGGTGTGCGCGAGGGTGGCCAGGATGCGGCTGCTGCGTCGGGAGAGGGAGATTCTTATCTCCATGGAAGCAGGTGGAGCTGGACAGACTAATCGCAGCAAAGAGTTTGTCTAAAAACGCAGTCCTTTGTCTGGCAGGCACACTTCTGGTTTTCAGTGGGTTTTTGTATTCCTGGCTGAAAATTGGCCTCGCCAGCCCGTTTAAGCTGTCAGTGTGGGTTCTTACGGCTCTCCACACCCGCTGTGTGTCGGAGAGGTGACCAAGCTGTCACTGTGTTCCTGCTGTCGGGCCGGCCCAGGTGGGAACACTCCCAGAGACTAGCCCCGGTGCTGGGAACCCCCCCTGGACCCCCATTTCTCTCCCGGTGCCTGCCATCCCGCCTCGCCCCGGGCGCTGCGCTGAGGACGGGTTTGCCTGCGCCGGTATCTGCAAATATTAAAGGCTCAGAAACGCGGCTGAAGGAATTCTCTCCCCTAAATTCCCGCAGAGGCTGCATCCGTTGCGTGCACCCGGAGCAGGGCGCGGAGCAGGACGCGGAGCCGGGCACATGGCGAGCGCCAGGTGTCAGCGTGGGGAGGCCCCAGCGCCCGCGGTGGGACCGGGCTCAGTGGCACGGCAGCCCCCATGGGGGCGGCCGagtggggagcagcccccagcacccgccTGCCGGGAGCAGCCCCGCGGCCACCGCAGCCAACCGGGACCCGGGAACACGCGGCTGCGTCTCCTCGGCCAATCAGGACGGGGAGACACGAGGCTGCAGCAGGCTCAGCCAATCAGGACAGGCAGATATGAAGCTGCATCAAGCTCAGCCAATCAGGACGCCAGGCCGGGAGCACCCACAGCCTATCGCAGCAGAGGAACACCCGATGTCTGCAGAGGTCTCAGCCAATCAGGTGTGGCGGAGGTGAAGCCCAGCCAATGGCTGTCCCCGAGTGGAGGCCCAGCCAATCGCTCTCCCTCAGCGGAGGCCGGTGCCTCCCGCCGTCCCGGAGGCCGTCGCGGGGAGGTGTCTGTGGGGACGTCCCAGCTGGACCCTGCCGGGGGACGGTGCCACCCGGGGACGtctgcccagggccagggggggTGTCTCCATCCCCGCAGACACCTCCAGCCCCTCCGTGGCCACTGGCTCCGGGTGACGCTGCTGCAGCCgggcctggggcaggggaccttAGGGGTCCCCTTTACCTCCCGCGGCCTTCAGCCTCCAGCGAGAGGGGCTCTGCAACCAGCAGGGTGGGCTCGGTGGCCAGAAGAGCTGAGAACACGAGATTTCCTTGCTGCCGTTGAAGCTGATTTTGTGATTTCTCGACCCATAACgcccacaggcagcagcagatggTGGCCATCTCTTTTTGCAGACACCTGAagttcttcccctctcctttccttgcGAGCCAAGGACTTGGGCATCTTGTCATTCTCCTTGCTCCCTCCTGGCCCCCCCTAATTGTCCCCATCCCTGGCGAAGTGCAGGGTCCCACCTTGGTCACTGTTGGAGCTCCCCCGTGCTCAGCAGACCAGGGACGGCCACGCTTGGTGGATACCTGCCCTTCGCGCCCCCAAGTCCTCCCGCAGGGCGGCCCCCGCACGTTTCTGCCGAATCTCAGCTTGTTGGCTTCGGACGACATCTTTAACTCCTCAGGATGGGTTTGCACCCGGGGCCCGTCCTGCCGCCACCTCGGGCCCGTCCTGGCTCGATGCCGCCCACCGCGTTGGTGACCCCGTGCTCTGCTCCAGGTCCTCAGGGAGACACAGGTGACGAGGAGTCCCTTGCCACTCGTGACTTGGACACGCCATGGTCTTTAGATTGTACCCGACCTGCTTGTGCCGTTTCTTCACACAGATCTGGGATCCTGCGCCCTTCGCTCCCGCTTGTCCAGTTCCTGCTCCTCAAAAAGCACCCGGGGCAGCTGCGGGCGTCTGtgatcccttctcccctccctctccagaACAACCCTCGCGCAGAGGGAGTTATGCAGAGATCTGGCACTGGTGGTGCCCACGCAGGCAGCGTCCCGGCGGGTCACGGGCTCCGGTGGGACCCTTCACCGGGAGGAACTGCTCGGTGCTGGGACAGCCCCAGGCCGGCAGCCCCATGACACCACTCGTCCCCCGGAGCCGCCCCGAGGGCCCGGCCCGGCTGATGGGACATTGCAGCGGGAGTTGACCCGGGGGGGGCCTCGGGAGCGGCGCACCCTGGGCACCGCCGCTGGCGGGGCTGGTCCTGGGGGGCcggaggggggctgtggggagggcagGAAGCGGCGGGCAGCCGAGTGTCCTCCTGTAAAGCCCTCGgtggcctggcctggcccggcTGTCCCCACGCCACGGGACTGGGGGGTCTCTCCCTTCCCaacagggcaggggctggcagggcagcggggcaggaggcagtggggcagcaggcagggagcaggcaggagggcaggaggcagcggggcaggagggcagcaggcaggctgcaggcagggtgcgggcaggagGCAGCGGGCCGGTCCCGCCGGTGACCTCTGACCCCGCCTGCGAGCCCTCCCCATGCCGGGCGGGGCGCTGGTCCTTTAAGAGAGGGCGTGGTCTACCGCCCGGCTCCGCCCTCCGCTcgcgccgccgcggcccggcAGCGCGCGGCTCCGTCGCGCCGGGGCTGGTGCGCCCCCTGGTGGCGCGGGCGGGGAGCGGACGCCGaggccgggaccgggaccgggaccggaaCCGGGTCAGCCCGGCTCTAGACCCGCCCATGCCCTGCCGCATCGCAGCCCGCGGGGAACGTCTGACCCTTCCCGCTCCGCCCCAGTGTCTATCGCTCTCCCGGAGGGGGCCGAGTCAGCCCCCGGTCCAGTAGCCCGGTCCCGGGGAGCCCCCGGCCTTGGCAGCGGGAGAGCGGCTGCGCCCCCGGCTGGTCTCTGCCGGAGAGGGGGCTCTGAGCGTCCCCCGGTCCCCCTCGGTCCCCGAGCCCCGCGCCGGTCGCCGAGGCCCGTCCCCGGGCGCTGCCGGGGCGCACGGTccccgcggggccgcccgggCTCAGCCCACCGGGGCCCGGGCCGGAGCGCCGccccgtcgccgccgccgccgcttccgggGCGGGTGAGGGGTTTCCTGCGGGGAGGCTGCGGCCGCGGCGGCCCTGGTGCtgctcccggcccggcccggcccggcccgtccaGCCGCCGGGATGATCAACGCCATCTTGGTGTTCAACAACCACGGCAAGCCGCGGCTCGTCCGCTTCTACCAGCACCTGGTGCGGGGaccgggatggggatggggacagggaccgggacggggaccgggctgcccgtggggctggtggcagcgggTCCCTGagcccggtgtggggctgggggtgccgggggtccccGCGTTCAGGGGGTGCTGGTCCCTCAGGGTGCCCCGTGGCCAGGTCACCCCCATGGCTGTGCCTGCGGTGGCAGGGCCGGCCaggagctgggacctgctgccaCCCGGAGCCGGCGGCTCACGGCGtcccgggggcagcgggggccgcgGGTCCTGCAGGCCgtgcacccatgggtgcttgCCCTCACCTCCCGTCAGGCAGAGGAGGTCCAGCAGCAGATAATCCGGGAGACTTTCCACCTGGTGCTGAAGCGGGATGACCACATCTGCAATTTCCTGGAGTGCGGCAGGTAACCCACGTCTCCTCCGGCGATGGGGGCCGCGCAGGGCCGTCCCTGTGGCCGGGGGAGCCCCGTGGCagcatgtgtcccccccccaaagccctTCACCCCTCCTCGTGTCTCCGCAGCCTGTTTGGCGGCTCGGACTACAAGCTGATCTACCGCCACTACGCCACGCTGTACTTCGTCTTCTGCGTGGACTCCTCGGAGAGCGAGCTGGGCATCCTGGACCTCATCCAGGTCGGTCTCTCCGCAGCCGCGTTCACTGCCCCGAGGTGGCCGGTGGGTGCCTTCCCCCGAAGCACAGTCCGTGTTGGGGGGCCCGGCCCCCACAGCGTTCCGGTGCACTTCGTGTCTGTGGCATCCCTGTGACAGACCTTCTGGAGGTGGCTGAAGCTGTTCGGGGGCTGCCgtgggcaggggatgctgcagcGTGTCAGCCGATACACAGCCCCTCCACCTGGGAGCACCAGGGGAGGTCAATCCAAATGAATTTCTataaaaaatagaatcatagaatcatttaggctggaaaagacccttaagatcatcgagtccaaccgctaacccaacactgccaggcccaccactgacccatgtccctcagcaccacgtctgctcagcttttaaacatctccagggatggtgactcccccactgccccgggcagcctgttccaatacttgacaacccttttggtgaagaaattttccttaatatccatcctaaacctcccctggcacaacgtgaggccatttcctcttgtcccatcgcccgttccttgagagaagagcccgacccccctggctaccccctcctttcagggagctgtagagagcgagaaggtctcccctcagcccccttttctccaggctgaacacccccagctcccccagccgctcctcacaggacttgtgctccagacccctcaccagctccatcgCCCTTCTCcagacacgctccagcacctcagtgtcttccttgtggtgaggggcccaaaactacaagtgtattttaaaaatagtgtgcAAACGCTGCGGACTTGTGAAGAGACCTTTGCTAGATCCAGCTGAGGGCAGGCGGCAGTGCTGGCACAGGAGTTGGCAGAAGCCACCTGCCCTCCTCGGGTCGCCCGCCCTGTGGTCATGCAGTTCCCGTAACTCGGGCTGTTCGggtggctgcagccctgccccggACATGGTGACAGCCGTTGTCCCAGCGCTGCAGCAGATCAGGACGTCAACGCCTGGGATTCCCCCCAGAACGGCCGAGCCCCCTGTTTCAGTGCCCTTGACCTCGTGCCGGGCCCCTGGCACTGGGGCTTGACCAGGTCCCCGCAGTGAGCGGCTCCGGGGACGCAGGCGGCGCCTGACGGCACCAGCGGGTGGGCACATGCCACTGCTGGGAGGgagccctccctgctgcccagcccGGCCCCACTGTGCCCCATCTTTGCAGCCGGCCCAGCCATGGCTGGGCTCCCGCTCCATCTGCGGCCCCTTCCCAGGACAGACTCTCCTGGAGCAGCTCTGCGCTTCTCGCTCCGGTTTCCGTGGTGCAGCAGGGACTGGCACCGGTGCCTGCGTGGCAATCCCTGACCCGCGCTGCCTCCGGCTGCTGCTGCGGCGCTGGGGGTCCTGGGCAGCCCCCGGGTGGAGCTGCCTGTTTGCCCCGGGAACTGGCAATTCCCTGCCACGGAGGGGAGATGGGGTTGTTGAGGGGGGTTTGTCCCCGCTCCAGTGCCAGTTCGGGGTGCAGCGGCTGCTCTTGCAGTTTCTGGTCAGGGCTGCAGGGTTTTGTGCCTGCGGGCCCTGGGGCTGCGTGCGGGCAGCGTCCTGCCGCGTCTTCTGTATTGACCTGCCCTTTCCGCCTCCTCAGGTGTTTGTGGAGACGCTGGACAAGTGCTTTGAGAATGTCTGCGAGCTGGACCTCATCTTCCACATGGACAAGGTGGGTTGTAGGCTCTGTGTGCTCCTCCCAGCGCCTGCCTGCCCCGgagccctgccctccctggagcccgTGCTCTTGCGGACAGGAGCTGCCAGTCCTTGAGCTCTGGAGCTCTTTAGGAGAGGCCGGTGGTGCGTTAGGCGTCGTTTTTTTGGGAGAGAGTGAAATCCTGGCTGTTGGCAGTGTGGGGGCTTCTTAAGCCGCTCACATTGTGGCCCCCGAGATGCGAGACGCTGGGCTGTGTTCTGAGCCCTCGGGTACGCTGACACTCGCCCTGTTGCATTGCTGCTGCGGGGCTGCgctctctgctgcagcacagccctgggggcgggggggctgtcCCGGGGGCTGACACCGACGCTGGGTAACCCTGCTGCCTGGTGACAGGGATCCGCGCTGAGGGTTCGCTCTTGCTCTTCTGCAGGGCAGGCTCTGGCCTCGTGCAGGAGAGTTTCGCCTCTTCCCCTGTGCCGGGGGACCCGCTGGGACTCCTGTTAACATTGGACTagagctgcaggaagaaaaaaaaaaggggaaggaacaatggGAGTGTTTGGAATACAAAGTGTTTGGTAAACTTTTGTTTGAGCCACAGCCTTTGATGCTTCCTCTATAGCTGGGCAGATCTTCTGGGCGGAAACCTATCCTCTGATTATCTCGGAGATGGGGCTGAAGATAACCGGGACTTGGAGAGAGAGGCTTAGCTGACGTGTGCTGGACTTGTGTTGCTGTTGATAAGGGTTTTCTTGCTTTGTTGAAGAACAAAACGTGCCAACAAaaagaggagtggaggaaaaaaaaatcaataaggcTGTAAAACGTTCCCTTTCTGTTGGCGATCCCAGCTTACGAACTCTGGCAGAGGAGGGGAGTTAGCAAATCTTCTCAGAAGGCGAGCCGCATCAGCTGAATGTACTCGCAacttttatttcataatttgCCCGAGTGTAAACCTCAAGAAATGTTACAAGGTTGATTATCTCGTCAGCAAAAGCGTTCTTATCAAAGCAAGCAAAAGGCGAGGAAGGAGGAGTG
The sequence above is drawn from the Rissa tridactyla isolate bRisTri1 chromosome 9, bRisTri1.patW.cur.20221130, whole genome shotgun sequence genome and encodes:
- the AP3S2 gene encoding AP-3 complex subunit sigma-2 isoform X2 is translated as MINAILVFNNHGKPRLVRFYQHLAEEVQQQIIRETFHLVLKRDDHICNFLECGSLFGGSDYKLIYRHYATLYFVFCVDSSESELGILDLIQVFVETLDKCFENVCELDLIFHMDKGRLWPRAGEFRLFPCAGGPAGTPVNIGLELQEEKKKGKEQWECLEYKVFGKLLFEPQPLMLPL
- the AP3S2 gene encoding AP-3 complex subunit sigma-2 isoform X1, which codes for MINAILVFNNHGKPRLVRFYQHLAEEVQQQIIRETFHLVLKRDDHICNFLECGSLFGGSDYKLIYRHYATLYFVFCVDSSESELGILDLIQVFVETLDKCFENVCELDLIFHMDKVHHILQEVVIGGMVLETNMNEIVAQVEAQSKLEKAEGGLSAAPSRAVSAVKNINLPEIPRNINIGDINIKVPNLSQFM